CATGACACGCCAAGAAAAACGATACCCTTCTTCTGTCCAAAATAATTCACCGGGATACAATAAATATCGAAACGGAAACAACAATTGTACTGTAAAAAACAGGATAAAACTCGCTACCAATAATTTATTTTTGACAGTAGGAGCCCATCTAAGAATTTTCCCGATTTTTATTTGAGGAAGCCGAAACCGTCGTTTGAGTATTCCGATGATATTTTCATGAAAAGCAGGGCCAAAGAAAATAAGGGTAGCAAAAATCATTACAAATGGAAAAATACCAATAGGGAAAAGTACTCGGGTGAGGATATGAAAAATAACCACTAAAATAAAGGCAAATATACGGGTGCGCTTATAAAACAGTAAAAACGGAATCGTTAAATCATACAGCATTCCGCCCCAACTCATAAAATAATGCACCCATTCTTTTTGAAAAAGATCACCCAAAAGAGGGATGTCATACCTGGCCGGTAACCAGATTTTAAGAGGCATTGCTTCTAACAACCAATCAGAATTTATCTTGGCTAAGCCTGCATAAAAATAAACGATGGCAAGCATCCACTGTATAATAAGAATACAGTATCTTGGAATTTTATCAAAAGCAATATTTGTGTTTTTTTGAGCATCTATGGAAAAATACGAATTGGCCGGTAAAAAAATGAGTATAAAAGCCATCAAGCTCACAAAATAATAATGGTTGAGATAGGTGGTCTTATCCATTAACTCTATATAGGTAAAGATTAAAAAGAAGAGTATTGCTGATAACCTGTAACGATATCCTAACAT
This window of the Flavobacteriaceae bacterium genome carries:
- a CDS encoding HTTM domain-containing protein, coding for MIQKTATYLKIPVKTAPLAVFRILFGLLMTFAIIRFLSYGWVSDFYIAPKFFFKYYGFEFVKPIGNYTYGLFVIALLSAIGMMLGYRYRLSAILFFLIFTYIELMDKTTYLNHYYFVSLMAFILIFLPANSYFSIDAQKNTNIAFDKIPRYCILIIQWMLAIVYFYAGLAKINSDWLLEAMPLKIWLPARYDIPLLGDLFQKEWVHYFMSWGGMLYDLTIPFLLFYKRTRIFAFILVVIFHILTRVLFPIGIFPFVMIFATLIFFGPAFHENIIGILKRRFRLPQIKIGKILRWAPTVKNKLLVASFILFFTVQLLFPFRYLLYPGELFWTEEGYRFSWRVMLMEKAGYAQFKVVNPETNKQFYIRNHHFLNSFQEKQMQTQPDFILQYAHFLAAHYKKQGIKNPEVYVESYVALNGRRSQPYIDPNIDLTKIKESFKHKDWILPFNDSIYGF